CTTCATATTGCGACATCCAGCGTGACAAGCTGAAATAAAGGTTTTTCCATGTTCCGAGCAAACAGGATTGTAAGTAACGTAATCGCAATGACATTGTTCGTTACACGGTAGTAGAGTCTTCAGGGCGCCATCCGGTTGAACTGTAATTTGATTGTCGTTGGCGGAACAGCCAAGGAATGCGTAAGAGATCATCCCCACGACCGATATAGCGCCAACCATCACGTTCCACGCGGCCAAATATCTGGCCTTGGGTTTATACTTGGAGATGATTAAACCGGacaaaagaattccaaaagCACTGAAGACCAAACCGACTGTTCCAGTAATTAACGAGGAAACGGAAGCGGATTGTTTGTACTGTGTTTCAATATATTTCGGCATAAAAATCCAGTAAGGCATGTATCCCATAAAGTAGAAGACAGTTGCTAGGTTGTTACACATTAAGGTAGTGTTCGTTAGCAGCCGCTTGAACGTCCTCAACATGTCCGAGATAGAGGCGGGTAACTCTGGTTCCTCGTCTTCTTTTATATTGCTTCCCGATTTGTTTCGTTCCAACGCTAATGCTTTACGGGCTGCAGCTCTGGGCAACGTTTTGGGGAAAAGTGCGATGATACTTGCGAagacgaaaagaaggaaagctAGGATAATCCAACCCAGCCACCAGGCACCTAGCCACCTAGTAACGTTCAAGCATCGATAAGTTCATcttattaatagaaaatatagatatactaatagaaaatttaactaCGTACATGATATAGGAAAAGAAAGTAACACTGCTATCAAACTTATTTTGCGCAATATTTACACGTTAACTACAAAACGaattatatatgttttttataTGATCCGGcgttaacatattttattataaacaatCAAATTATTTAAGCACTTCATGATGCATCTATCACTTTATACTGTTATCGTTACATCAAAagtattcaaaattttataggTATTTGATTTAGATAACTAAATTTGATTTCTTGATCTCGCCGATCACTCCTGATCTGACTGATGAATGACTTCCATGACAGTTAACGCGTTAAGTATGATCGAATTCCTTATTGATATTTTGTTGTAATAAATGAAAGAGATTCATATGTATCTTTAAAGACATATAAAGGAAAGttttaattcataataatataacagaCTGAGTATTCTAATGGTGTAAGTCAAAATTTTGAGAATAcgcttaataataatttccaatTCTTAGAAGTATCATCCGTTTATATAGCTTTACGGTCAATTAATATtccgtttctctttcgtttcacTGATATATTgacttttttataataatgatataatttaaaataacaaacgTACAATATCGTTCTATCAAAAATAGCAGAGAATTGTGATTTCAATTGTAAACGTAAGCCagttgtaaatataatataaatgttaaaaaggAAAGCTCagtgtttaaatacttttgcgaATCATTGTGCTAATAGTgtcatatatatttcaatttgatatTCTGAAATTTGACTTTAAGTGATTTTATTACTCTGTCACCCGATTTTCTAACGATGTTATATTTCACTGCAAAAAAATTGAACTATCCATctattttatgaattatttagcGTACCTTGGATCCTGTGTTGTAATCGTAGGCGTCAATGTAGGGCTGATGTAGAATTTGAGGGCAAACGAAGCTAGGCCATAACCAATGGCCGGCCCCAACATTCTCAAGAAGTACGAAAAGCTGATTAGAGCTGGCGTCTTTGACTTCTGTATATTATCGTCCATGTAGGATACTCCTAAAGTATAATAAAGTGAACCACCAACTCCTGATACTAGCTGTGCTATAAACAGCAACACTTGAGGCGCGAAATTTCCATCGTCATCGTCGCATTCATTCTCTCGACTCTCCTTCCCGAAACATAAAAACTTCCGGTATTTATCAGGTATATGACTCGAGTTTTCAGCTTGCGGTTTCGCTCCGTATTCTTTCGTGAGCAGAAGAGCGTCTTCTCCGGGACCATATAAAAAATGCGGCAGCATCGTTAAACAGCAAAAGAGAACTACCTAAAGAACAAAGcaagtaaatttttttattgcttCCTACAACAGGAATAATTCGTTTGTTTCATAAGTTGTTCGCATTAGTTtaattacgatattaaaatatgaatattatcgATGACCAATGTTTGACACACTAATAACTGCTGACGTGTTATTACGTCTTTCGTAACAAAGTTACATTTTTAAGTGTTATAACTACCATTCTTGGTAATAAgtgaaattttgatttttttcacTTTGTGCTGCTGATAGTCGTAAGTACAGAGATAGtagttttaaaaaatcttgaaaaacgTTCATTTCCAAACATTCCTAATTAAAGCGATTAAATACTATCTAGTCAAGAAACAAGACTAAATTATTCGACGTTTCAACCGTTATTTGAGCCTACTGTAGTGTGCGCATTTTTCAAGTTTCGGTCCCGCTTTAGTTTCAatcgaaaaaagaagattttcAATACTTGAATACGATTGAAAAGAGAGGTCATGCATATCAATAACGatactttcatattttcctcaaatttaagaaattgtcTAATGACAGAATAGTAGATACGATTCGATCGACAATGAGCCAAAGTACGCTACTGTTAACACTCAAATCTTTTAAGCTAATTCTGAATGATAAAGCTAATTCTGTCTTTGTATTCGAAAAATAGGTATAATTAGAATTTGCAAACAGAAATggcataattttaattatattccacCATACTGAAACCCTGTAAATCGTGTGGGTGGATAGTATATTGGCAAGAGTATATtgacaatttattaaaaattgtaaacgtGATAAAGGTATCTAGACACGATATCTTTGGTTTACAATGATTCAGTGCAATATGAAGATCAAATAAAATGAAGATTCTGAAGATTtatattgcatattttttGTGATTGCTGGTTATCATGAAACGTATTGCTTTGGTAGTTTGAGTGAATACCTTAAATAAAATCAGCCTGGAAAATGCCATGCACTTTATGAAATTGTTATATCCACGATCGTTAGATACGATTGTCTACAAGTCATGTTTACCGTTACTGTTACCGTGACGTTATCTAACGATTGCTCTGACAATAATTCATCGCGTATTCGACTGTCTTATGCGAGATAAACGTTGAGTAATTAATTCGTCGAAAAGACGTAACGAAAGATGCTGAAGGACTTAAAAACAATCTCAAACAATTAGAATATGAATTAATCgtcatttaataattaatttatgaaaaaccTACAAATGTTATAAGGTCTATGAATTTTTACCCTATTAACGTTATTCAgctttacatatacataaaaaaagaaacataacttttgttaaatttaattttgtatgtattttatattgttacattagaaaatcaaatatttgacaatgatttattaatttcttaaggGTCATTGGTTCTTAAAAAATCGATGTTTCGTGGAATACGATTAGTGCAGAGTAAGCAGAGTGTAAAGATACCTTTTTACCATACGCAAGCAATTCTTGACTAAAACTATGTCGATAGAAACTGATCTCTAGATTTTTATATGTCACTTTATTATATACCTTTTTTCACGTAATATGccgatatataaatttatcttgcgtttaaaaatgtttctactgataatagtttacaaatcaatatgaaaaaaaataaactaaaataaaaaaaggaagaaaagaaaaataatttttttaaacgaagcAACTACGAAGTTCTTTCAGTTACCTAAACATCAAGCGAAATGTCACTGATACAAACACGTTGTTATTTCACGTTATTTAGCATAGCAACGTCATATTTTCATACttccaaaaatattaattacgcgTAATACAACCAAGCAGAATTCTGAATGCTTCAAACAGACGTGGTACAAACTGACTTCTAATTAAACGcgaattatttcaacataattattgaaaatacgtGACGCGAGCTGGTTCACGCATACCAGCAGCGCCTTTTCACTGCCCAATGAATGGAGTGCTTAGCTAAGCATACTGTGGCGAGAGTACGATGGAAAGAGGCGTGAATGAGCGTAGAGCTACGATTTCAACGCTTcctaatttaattaagaacTGACCAACCGCTGGTTTATGACGTCTCCTAGTTCATTCTTCGGGGCGTGTGCCGATAGTTGATAGTTTTCTCTGCGTTCCTTGGTCTtcgcgaaagagagagagggagaaagaaagagagagaagagagagagagacagacagacagaaagAAAtcaagtacatatgtatataaataactcAGGATGTTTTTAAGTGACTGTGAACGAGCAAGTTGTTTCGTTAAAACTCACAGTATAAATCCCGAATGCGATCCATCGAGGCCTGTGACCCCTTCCTGCGTAATAAGACAGGACCACCGATACAAACAGTTGCGAGATATCGTTACCCACAGAGATAAGacctagaaaaaaaaatacatgttTAATGTTCTGGATCagtggaaataattaaattgccTTGCTGCTATTGATTCATGATATAAAGTACAAACACTCGATACACGTTAAAAAGGACATCGCATACTTCTTGTCCGTTTAGCAAACCTCTCAAAGCTAATGGATCATTCGCTATCATATGCATTATCGCAGAGAAATCGTTTTGATCCATATCATATTGCGatacttgaaaatatataactacCCTTTATATGAACCTgattatttaacataaaacTTACCATATAAAGGTGtgcttttaaattaaaatgaaaagaaaaaactctTTCAACGTACCTATCTAAGATCTGAACTATTCTCATTCTACTAACTGTAAAAAGCTTCGCACCTAAACTCGATCAGAACATTTACACGGTTGCATGTATTCTACGTACAATAGTCGTTCAGCTGATGACTGAAAGTCGTGCAATATTAGGAAGTACACCATGTTGCTTCGTCTTCGTCAAAGTTTGTCGATTCTCACCTGTCGTTTTCGAAGGTATCTTGAATCTTTTCTCGATGGTAGTAATGGTACCGTTGAAATACGCGTAACTCGCCGAGAATATACATCCAAGCACACCGTACAGAAACACATAAGCCTTTTTATTAGCGAATCTCTGCAGGGTCGGGCTCCGTATACACCAGATCCCGCAGGAGGTTTCGTCGGTGATGGGTAAATCTCTGAAGATGTCTTCGAGACCTCTCGAACTCGGCGTGGTAGGCGTCGTTGGGGTAGTCGGCGGCGTGGACGGTACCCTCAACAACTTCAGGCTCTCCGGCCCGTTCTTCTCGTGGTTGCtcgtattatttttcatgttgGTCGACGACGCGTTGACTACTTAGCCACTCTGCAGCTTCGAGATCGCTCTGACCTCAATCGCTGATCGCACGTTTTCGATCGACGTCCGCTGTTCTCGCGGCCCTTGGCATCGCTTTTTTTCCTTCGACACGCTCCTCGGCGCTTCTCGTTCTGCTCACTCTGCTTCTGTTTTACTTTTCCACGGTCACGTGTTCTCCATGTTTCGGAATCGCGCGGTTAAAGCTGATCGTGCGTCGATCTGTTTCTGACACTCGATCAAGATATGTCGATGACCTTTAACCTGAAGATATACGCGATCAGATTAGAAATCTAATGGTTTGTTTGGACAGGATTATGAGTACACTTTCATTAATCACTCACGAAAACCTTAAAAATGACATTTCATATGTACGTTACATCTTATATTGACGTTACACGAAATGTCTTGAAGTTTCATGATACATAACAAGAACAGATGACTAATGAAAGCAGACGTTTGGAAATGTGAAAGCACGTATgtaattgcaaattttctgtACCATTGTACATGCTTTACATCGGGGGatattcgttttaatttagatataatcaataaaaacaaagttcattcaatgataaaaataactcttcaaatattttcttatctttatatcaaaataattatttggctttatctatttatttacagcAGATTTTTGCCTTCTTTTAACCGATATCgttaatatattatctttttacaattatttctaACATTCAGTAGCGTTAATGGTAGTCACCGGAGAAATTGTTAAATCTGGCTAAActaattcgaatatttaaaaggcaataaaaatacgtaatactaGAAATAAATACATGAGATAAATTTCAATGGAATAAACGAATggaacaatttaaaaatgtgcCATGAAAACTACTCGTCGAACTCGATAATTACCAATCGATGTAAATTTCGAAACGAGGCAATTTAAAAGTATGAAAACTCTTACAAAATTCACTCACACCTACCGtaagataaaaaagatttttatgtCGAAACGAAAGCGATTGAGGATGATGGCTGTACCAATACCCGGAACGCCACCGAAAGggtaagtaaaatatttataagaatcCTACGGAGTGGCAGGTTCGTCTCGCGAAGTAATTACGACACGGTTCTTGCAAAATGTGTAAATGTTGTGTCCGAAAACGAACGATATTCCTTCCCGACTGAAATTGTCTTCTGAGAGCGACACAGATGAAACCGTGTTCGAAATCTCCTGCGGACCCCCACTTTCGACCCCGAAGAACCGATCGGACGACAGAGGATCACGACGCGGAGAACTGTGATGCATCTATGGTACTTCGGTTCGCGTTGCTGTTATCAAGCGGGCACATTTTCTACCTCTCTTGCGATCACTTCGTGTCTCCTTCCCCTCTATTTCCTCGCTCACTGTCTGATCTATTGCCTACTCCCTTTCTCTTGCGCGCACgccttctttcttcctccatTATTTGTATTCTTCTCCGTTCTACAAACACCAGaagaatttatttgtatttgacTCCATCCTGAAAAGTCTACTTTTGATAATCTATATTTGCGGAGACATATCGATAATGCGACCTTATAAGAATGAAAGTTACTTCGGAGCTAATTCAATGTAGACTAGAAAATTACTTTCTATATAGAATAGCTATATGGGGAACAAAGAATAGCTAGAAGAAAAGTTTATAATTGTGGACTAACAGAGCACTACATTGACGAGCAAAAGATCGATGACGTTTCTTCGATACGATGTTTTACCGCTACTGCTAAAGTTACAATTTCTCTGTAGTAAATGGAAAGTTAAGCGAttagatataaaaaagatatttcgcTAAACAACGGCGAAACGTAGTGTTAATTTATTCCGCTGTCTCCAGCATTTATGTCTCCACAAGTATTAAAGAAAACTACAAAcccatttttaataaaaatcactTGAATACTTCGGATGTAACCCACTAAAGAGCTGATAATACGATTCGTgataataataagataataagtAACAAGAGGACAATATTTGATAATACGAAATGTAATACGTACTATAATGTGCTAGAGAACACcgataagaaaaaaatcttCGAGCTTAAttcatagaaattataaaaaatttatggcAAACAGATAGACCGGTAAAGAAAAGTACCAACGTCGGTTCTTGTATGTCTATTGACAATTACGATAATATAAAGGTACATTAAGCGAAATTCGCTCCAATTATCTCATCGTCTGCTGCCTCCAATGTCTCATTCTTAAAAAGGACTATTCCCAACTAGGACTTGGTCGAAAGATGCAGATCTCAGCAAGATAGACGAAGCCTCGGCTTTGGGTATGGTGTCTATGCTCGTTTCTAGTCAACCTCCGGGAGCAGAGTCTCACATTGTGAACCCATTATGATTTAATAGAGCCGACGTGATgtacacacacgcacacactaCGCGCCTGGTAAACTCTTCCGTCTATTCCCGCGCATTGCTAATGGCACACACCAAACAGCTATACCGCTAATAGCTGGCGGTTAATtgctgaaatttaattttccatcgaaGAATGGATCGGCCTGCGGCCGTGTTGTCGTAGTTGTTTCGACCTCGAGATACTTTGAGATTTTCCACGTTAACCTGTACGATTCACGTTAATTAGTGGCCGTATACCACTCAAAAAAGAAAGcgaaaaaatacaattacatCGCAATGgagaatacatttctacaaaGAAAGATCTCTCTTTAAAGTATTAGGTAACGGTGAAATTTCACGATGTTAGTTTGAAAGTCTTTTTCTCTGTTACTCATAATTCGACTAtgcttattttatatttatcattgtttcattaaatatagaaacaaTTATTCGATAGAGGCGATATCAGGATCAGTTCTTAACGTTCCCAGTAATTGTTTTCATCGATAAAGCGTTACTGTGTCTCTTATGAGAAtgttttctttgtatttaaaaacgaCGCTCATCTTTCGCTATTTTAATATcctttgaaatatataaaatcttaACTTGGTTTATTTCAACTGATTTTACTACTCAATTTCTTAACCGTatgatttatacaaaattcggCTATCGAAAAATGaagcacgtaaaatacaagtAGGAAGCTTTATTCGTTGACgatcttctttttctgtttaacAAGTAATCAACAATGTTTAACTCAAACAGTTGCGGTAACCTTGgagtaagaaaaataaaagacattGCGAAACCGATTGAAATCTTCTTATCACGGCTACTAAgataattaaacgatattacCAACCGGGTATGAATTCTGAATGCACGTGTCTCTGCTTGCGGTAACCGAGTAACGTATGTATGTAGCGTATATTCCTAATTTGTGGTTACCTTTGCGCACTAAcagaaacgagaaaatttaACTGACAAATAAGGAAATACGTAAAACATAGCGAACAGATACTATTTATCATATCTAGCCGGttcgtttaatatttcgaCCACTTTTACTTACCTACTTGCTAATGTTAGAAATAACGGTATCACGCCAATGTCATTCGGACACATAGAAACGTACAAGTCACGAAAGAGTTATTAACCAATTTTGAAATGACTTGTGGGAAATATCCCTCTTCTGACGTTCGTATTCTTGTTTGCAAACATATGTCAGACATTTCGTTTCTTGGCAAAAATTTACATCTACGATAAGGCggcaataaattaatacacaGTATCATCTTGTCACTAAACGAGCAAAACGTTCAGATCTCGTCTTTTCCTTCTATTCCGCTAATTGAGTCTTGTAGCCAACAATGTAATGGTACACCgaaattcgtaataaaatgaaaaattccaatCTAACGAATAAgggtaattatatttttctaatgtttCTTAAGTTTGCAAATTACTCCTAGAAA
Above is a genomic segment from Bombus fervidus isolate BK054 chromosome 4, iyBomFerv1, whole genome shotgun sequence containing:
- the Oatp58dc gene encoding organic anion transporting polypeptide 58Dc; this encodes MKNNTSNHEKNGPESLKLLRVPSTPPTTPTTPTTPSSRGLEDIFRDLPITDETSCGIWCIRSPTLQRFANKKAYVFLYGVLGCIFSASYAYFNGTITTIEKRFKIPSKTTGLISVGNDISQLFVSVVLSYYAGRGHRPRWIAFGIYTVVLFCCLTMLPHFLYGPGEDALLLTKEYGAKPQAENSSHIPDKYRKFLCFGKESRENECDDDDGNFAPQVLLFIAQLVSGVGGSLYYTLGVSYMDDNIQKSKTPALISFSYFLRMLGPAIGYGLASFALKFYISPTLTPTITTQDPRWLGAWWLGWIILAFLLFVFASIIALFPKTLPRAAARKALALERNKSGSNIKEDEEPELPASISDMLRTFKRLLTNTTLMCNNLATVFYFMGYMPYWIFMPKYIETQYKQSASVSSLITGTVGLVFSAFGILLSGLIISKYKPKARYLAAWNVMVGAISVVGMISYAFLGCSANDNQITVQPDGALKTLLPCNEQCHCDYVTYNPVCSEHGKTFISACHAGCRNMKMQANGSKMYTECSCIKPKFARLPFLFANNNFTYTTEDPLETPEPDGSAPLGTAVPGACPVDCMHKFYVFLAVVCLLKFSGATGRASNFLVSVRCVDEKDKTVAMGFGLMIMSLFAFIPSPILFGFILDKTCLVWGKTCSGTGNCWLYNGETLRYLLNFTAATFVTIGTLFDVGVWYFVKDVKIFDEEIELKDIAEESGETL